The Candidatus Zixiibacteriota bacterium genome has a segment encoding these proteins:
- the rpsI gene encoding 30S ribosomal protein S9 yields the protein MERKVYSATGRRKTSVARVRIIVPGNGRRMINGKELKNYLQKDDLIRHVLQPLEVSKVDGKMDVVCSATGGGISGQAGAIRLGIARALAQLDENLKKLLKDKGFLTRDPRMVERKKYGQPKARKRFQFSKR from the coding sequence TTGGAAAGAAAAGTATATTCAGCTACAGGCAGGAGGAAAACCTCAGTTGCCAGAGTCAGGATAATCGTTCCGGGAAACGGCAGAAGGATGATTAACGGCAAGGAGCTGAAAAACTATTTACAGAAGGATGACCTGATCAGACATGTTTTGCAGCCTCTGGAGGTATCCAAGGTGGACGGTAAAATGGACGTGGTCTGCAGTGCTACAGGCGGTGGGATTTCCGGCCAGGCCGGGGCTATCAGGTTGGGGATTGCCAGGGCACTGGCTCAATTGGATGAGAATCTGAAAAAGCTTTTGAAGGATAAAGGGTTTTTGACCCGTGACCCGCGAATGGTTGAACGGAAAAAATACGGACAGCCAAAAGCCCGCAAAAGATTCCAGTTTTCCAAGAGATAA
- a CDS encoding DUF4268 domain-containing protein encodes MGLKGERNPIHAPTKITVIRGVVMTKMNFGKLEVLDPREVWEKEEKDFTPWLAENVEALSESIGIPISIEQTEKQVGAYKLDVLGRVEGTDKVVVIENQLGPSDHNHLGQLITYAAGLGAAIVIWVTPQVREEHRAAIEWLNNISGENISFFLVRPEVIRIDDSKPAVRFQLEAGPSAFVEGLRDAVEKEDAPRHLFRRQFWAELFTFLAENGHQWAKGRRTTRDSWISSSVGRSGVGVNISMAQGSRLRVEIYLNHPSSEQNTEWYETLINHKSEVEKILEGEYVNWEPLEGARACRVAVYLPYDKEKAEDDSEYRQSLFSWISKNAKSMREIAKKYLVA; translated from the coding sequence TTGGGATTAAAAGGTGAGAGAAATCCAATTCACGCACCAACTAAAATAACAGTAATTAGAGGGGTTGTAATGACTAAAATGAATTTCGGTAAATTAGAAGTACTCGATCCAAGAGAAGTATGGGAAAAAGAGGAAAAAGATTTTACACCGTGGCTTGCCGAAAATGTGGAGGCTCTTTCAGAGAGTATAGGAATTCCAATATCTATCGAACAGACCGAAAAGCAAGTTGGTGCATATAAACTTGATGTCTTAGGAAGAGTAGAAGGTACTGATAAAGTAGTTGTAATTGAGAATCAATTAGGACCAAGTGATCATAATCATCTTGGTCAATTAATTACTTATGCAGCTGGATTAGGAGCAGCCATTGTTATTTGGGTTACTCCTCAAGTACGAGAGGAACATCGGGCTGCTATAGAATGGCTTAATAACATTAGTGGTGAAAATATCTCTTTTTTCCTTGTTCGACCAGAGGTAATCAGAATAGATGACTCCAAACCAGCAGTTCGATTTCAACTGGAGGCAGGTCCAAGTGCTTTTGTCGAAGGATTACGAGATGCTGTTGAGAAAGAAGATGCCCCTCGTCATCTTTTCAGACGGCAGTTTTGGGCAGAATTGTTCACTTTCTTAGCAGAAAATGGACACCAATGGGCAAAAGGTCGTCGTACAACAAGAGATTCGTGGATTAGCTCGTCAGTTGGTCGTTCTGGTGTGGGGGTAAATATATCAATGGCTCAGGGATCTCGTCTTCGCGTCGAGATCTATTTGAATCATCCTTCTTCTGAACAAAATACTGAATGGTACGAGACTCTGATTAATCATAAGTCTGAGGTTGAGAAAATTCTTGAAGGAGAGTATGTAAATTGGGAACCATTAGAGGGTGCAAGAGCGTGTCGCGTTGCCGTCTACTTGCCTTACGATAAAGAAAAGGCTGAGGATGATTCTGAATATAGACAGTCATTATTCTCTTGGATTAGCAAGAATGCAAAATCAATGCGGGAGATAGCGAAAAAATATTTAGTAGCCTGA